One window from the genome of Candidatus Hydrogenedentota bacterium encodes:
- the rfbD gene encoding dTDP-4-dehydrorhamnose reductase, whose product MRVLIVGAGGQLGGELSAVFSASGAEVLGADREHAEHSVDIRDQASATALLDRLRPDITVNTAAFHQLEECERSPVEAFAVNAAGAMHLARACAATGSRLVHLSSNYVFGATPVVEAGMAGPRPYRETDRPGPLNVLGASKLAGEHLAAAWCPDHVIIRTAALYGVGVSRGRGRNFVDSMLQLAAMRRPAKVIDDIVTTPTWSGALAAQVRLLAEKGEPGLYHATCGGCCSWHDFARAIFEEAGVDAALTRTKTAAFQAPVRRPAYSALENAHAAAQGLDIMPPWRDALRAYLEQRGVRARGA is encoded by the coding sequence ATGCGGGTGTTGATTGTGGGCGCGGGCGGGCAGTTGGGGGGGGAACTGTCGGCCGTGTTTTCCGCGTCGGGCGCGGAGGTTCTCGGCGCGGACCGCGAGCATGCGGAGCATTCGGTGGACATACGGGACCAGGCCTCCGCCACGGCGCTGCTGGACCGGCTGCGGCCGGACATCACGGTCAACACGGCGGCGTTTCACCAGTTGGAGGAGTGCGAGCGGAGCCCGGTGGAGGCGTTCGCGGTGAACGCGGCGGGGGCGATGCACCTGGCGCGGGCGTGCGCGGCAACCGGTTCCCGGCTTGTCCATCTCAGTTCAAATTATGTGTTTGGCGCGACTCCGGTGGTCGAGGCCGGCATGGCGGGGCCGCGCCCCTACCGGGAGACGGACCGGCCCGGTCCGCTGAACGTGCTGGGCGCGAGCAAGCTGGCGGGGGAGCATCTGGCGGCGGCGTGGTGCCCGGACCATGTGATCATCCGGACGGCGGCGCTGTACGGCGTGGGGGTAAGCCGGGGACGGGGCCGCAATTTTGTGGACAGCATGCTGCAACTGGCGGCCATGCGCCGTCCCGCCAAGGTGATAGACGACATAGTGACCACGCCCACCTGGTCCGGGGCGCTGGCGGCGCAGGTGCGGCTGCTGGCGGAAAAGGGGGAACCGGGCCTGTACCACGCAACCTGCGGCGGGTGCTGCTCGTGGCACGACTTCGCCCGGGCCATTTTCGAGGAGGCGGGGGTGGACGCGGCGCTGACGCGGACCAAGACGGCGGCGTTCCAGGCGCCGGTGCGGCGCCCCGCCTATTCGGCCCTGGAGAACGCGCACGCGGCGGCGCAGGGGCTGGACATCATGCCCCCGTGGCGGGACGCGCTGCGGGCCTATCTTGAACAGCGGGGTGTCCGCGCGCGGGGCGCGTGA